A single region of the Pelecanus crispus isolate bPelCri1 chromosome 10, bPelCri1.pri, whole genome shotgun sequence genome encodes:
- the EXOSC1 gene encoding exosome complex component CSL4 isoform X1, with protein sequence MALPARYCVPGERLCSTEEATAGSGTYTRHGFIFSSLAGCLEKRSEDSGLPVVSVVRDAESQLLPDVGAVVTCKVCSINSRFAKVHILYVGSTPLKSAFRGTIRREDIRATEKDKVEVYKSFRPGDIVLAKVISLGDAQSNYLLSTAENELGVVVARSEAGVQMVPISWCEMQCPRTHTKDFRKVARVQPQFLQT encoded by the exons ATGGCTCTTCCCGCTCGGTACTGCGTCCCCG GCGAGCGGCTGTGCAGCACGGAGGAGGCCACGGCTGGCAGCGGGACTTACACCCGGCACGGCTTCATCTTCTCCTCGCTGGCCGgctgcctggagaagaggagcgAGGACAGCGGG ctgcccgtCGTATCAGTGGTGAGAGATGCAGAGTCCCAGCTCCTGCCCGACGTGGGGGCTGTGGTAACATGCAAG GTTTGCAGCATTAACTCTCGCTTTGCCAAGGTGCACATCCTGTATGTCGGCTCCACACCACTCAAGTCCGCCTTCCGGGGGACCATACG GAGAGAAGACATTCGAGCCACAGAGAAAGATAAG GTGGAAGTGTACAAGAGTTTCCGCCCCGGTGACATAGTCCTGGCCAAAGTC ATCTCACTGGGGGATGCGCAGTCCAACTACCTGCTGAGCACGGCGGAGAATGAGCTGGGCGTGGTGGTGGCGCGCAGCGAGGCAG GGGTGCAGATGGTGCCCATCAGCTGGTGTGAGATGCAGTGCCCGCGGACACACACCAAGGACTTCCGTAAGGTGGCCCGCGTGCAGCCCCAGTTCCTGCAGACCTAG
- the PGAM1 gene encoding phosphoglycerate mutase 1: MAAYRLVLVRHGESAWNLENRFSGWYDADLSPAGQQEARRGGEALRDAGYEFDICFTSVQKRAIRTLWTVLDAIDQMWLPVIRTWRLNERHYGALTGLNKAETAAKHGEAQVKIWRRSYDIPPPPMQSDHPFYSTISKDRRYADLTEDQLPTCESLKDTIARALPFWNEEIVPQIKEGKRVLIAAHGNSLRGIVKHLEGMSEEAIMELNLPTGIPIVYELDKNLKPVKPMQFLGDEETVRKAMEAVAAQGKVKK; this comes from the exons ATGGCCGCCTACCGCCTCGTCCTCGTCCGCCACGGCGAGAGCGCCTGGAACCTGGAGAACCGCTTCAGCGGTTGGTACGATGCCGATCTCAGCCCCGCCGGTCAGCAAgaggcgcggcgcggcggcgagGCCCTCCGAG ATGCCGGCTACGAGTTCGACATTTGCTTCACCTCGGTACAGAAACGGGCCATCCGTACCCTCTGGACCGTGCTGGATGCCATCGATCAGATGTGGTTACCCGTTATCCGAACCTGGCGCCTGAACGAGAGGCACTACGGGGCCCTCACCGGTTTGAACAAGGCTGAGACGGCAGCAAAGCATGGCGAGGCGCAGGTGAAGATCTGGAGGCGCTCGTATGACATCCCTCCACCTCCCATGCAGTCCGATCACCCCTTCTACAGCACTATTAGCAAG GACCGTCGCTACGCTGACCTGACAGAGGACCAGCTGCCAACCTGCGAGAGCCTGAAAGACACCATCGCCCGGGCTCTGCCCTTCTGGAATGAGGAAATCGTCCCACAGATCAAAGAGGGAAAGCGAGTCCTTATTGCTGCCCACGGCAATAGCCTGCGTGGGATTGTCAAGCACCTGGAAG GCATGTCGGAAGAGGCCATCATGGAGCTGAACCTGCCCACCGGCATCCCTATCGTCTACGAGCTGGACAAGAACCTGAAACCCGTCAAGCCCATGCAGTTCCTGGGGGATGAGGAGACGGTGCGCAAGGCCATGGAGGCCGTCGCTGCTCAGGGCAAGGTCAAAAAGTGA
- the EXOSC1 gene encoding exosome complex component CSL4 isoform X2: MALPARYCVPGERLCSTEEATAGSGTYTRHGFIFSSLAGCLEKRSEDSGVCSINSRFAKVHILYVGSTPLKSAFRGTIRREDIRATEKDKVEVYKSFRPGDIVLAKVISLGDAQSNYLLSTAENELGVVVARSEAGVQMVPISWCEMQCPRTHTKDFRKVARVQPQFLQT; the protein is encoded by the exons ATGGCTCTTCCCGCTCGGTACTGCGTCCCCG GCGAGCGGCTGTGCAGCACGGAGGAGGCCACGGCTGGCAGCGGGACTTACACCCGGCACGGCTTCATCTTCTCCTCGCTGGCCGgctgcctggagaagaggagcgAGGACAGCGGG GTTTGCAGCATTAACTCTCGCTTTGCCAAGGTGCACATCCTGTATGTCGGCTCCACACCACTCAAGTCCGCCTTCCGGGGGACCATACG GAGAGAAGACATTCGAGCCACAGAGAAAGATAAG GTGGAAGTGTACAAGAGTTTCCGCCCCGGTGACATAGTCCTGGCCAAAGTC ATCTCACTGGGGGATGCGCAGTCCAACTACCTGCTGAGCACGGCGGAGAATGAGCTGGGCGTGGTGGTGGCGCGCAGCGAGGCAG GGGTGCAGATGGTGCCCATCAGCTGGTGTGAGATGCAGTGCCCGCGGACACACACCAAGGACTTCCGTAAGGTGGCCCGCGTGCAGCCCCAGTTCCTGCAGACCTAG
- the EXOSC1 gene encoding exosome complex component CSL4 isoform X4, with translation MALPARYCVPGERLCSTEEATAGSGTYTRHGFIFSSLAGCLEKRSEDSGVEVYKSFRPGDIVLAKVISLGDAQSNYLLSTAENELGVVVARSEAGVQMVPISWCEMQCPRTHTKDFRKVARVQPQFLQT, from the exons ATGGCTCTTCCCGCTCGGTACTGCGTCCCCG GCGAGCGGCTGTGCAGCACGGAGGAGGCCACGGCTGGCAGCGGGACTTACACCCGGCACGGCTTCATCTTCTCCTCGCTGGCCGgctgcctggagaagaggagcgAGGACAGCGGG GTGGAAGTGTACAAGAGTTTCCGCCCCGGTGACATAGTCCTGGCCAAAGTC ATCTCACTGGGGGATGCGCAGTCCAACTACCTGCTGAGCACGGCGGAGAATGAGCTGGGCGTGGTGGTGGCGCGCAGCGAGGCAG GGGTGCAGATGGTGCCCATCAGCTGGTGTGAGATGCAGTGCCCGCGGACACACACCAAGGACTTCCGTAAGGTGGCCCGCGTGCAGCCCCAGTTCCTGCAGACCTAG
- the EXOSC1 gene encoding exosome complex component CSL4 isoform X3 — MALPARYCVPGERLCSTEEATAGSGTYTRHGFIFSSLAGCLEKRSEDSGLPVVSVVRDAESQLLPDVGAVVTCKVCSINSRFAKVHILYVGSTPLKSAFRGTIRREDIRATEKDKVTGVQMVPISWCEMQCPRTHTKDFRKVARVQPQFLQT, encoded by the exons ATGGCTCTTCCCGCTCGGTACTGCGTCCCCG GCGAGCGGCTGTGCAGCACGGAGGAGGCCACGGCTGGCAGCGGGACTTACACCCGGCACGGCTTCATCTTCTCCTCGCTGGCCGgctgcctggagaagaggagcgAGGACAGCGGG ctgcccgtCGTATCAGTGGTGAGAGATGCAGAGTCCCAGCTCCTGCCCGACGTGGGGGCTGTGGTAACATGCAAG GTTTGCAGCATTAACTCTCGCTTTGCCAAGGTGCACATCCTGTATGTCGGCTCCACACCACTCAAGTCCGCCTTCCGGGGGACCATACG GAGAGAAGACATTCGAGCCACAGAGAAAGATAAGGTCA CAGGGGTGCAGATGGTGCCCATCAGCTGGTGTGAGATGCAGTGCCCGCGGACACACACCAAGGACTTCCGTAAGGTGGCCCGCGTGCAGCCCCAGTTCCTGCAGACCTAG